A genomic segment from Actinoplanes sichuanensis encodes:
- a CDS encoding SRPBCC family protein yields the protein MRFDIDTTATPEQARQAFTDFTGRRTLIWHKTLDPRRYELRELGDTWAVARESTSGSPFWVVARYDWSDPTEIRWTVEQSSYGGGGTGLVRITPAGDGGSHVHAEWTTTGARPLQRPLLFLIHHGPMPRLIARTWVDALNGCARFLE from the coding sequence GTGCGCTTCGACATCGACACGACAGCCACACCCGAGCAGGCCCGGCAGGCGTTCACCGACTTCACCGGCCGGCGCACCCTGATCTGGCACAAGACCCTCGACCCGCGGCGGTACGAACTACGCGAACTCGGCGACACCTGGGCGGTCGCCCGCGAGAGCACGTCCGGCTCCCCGTTCTGGGTCGTCGCCCGCTACGACTGGTCCGACCCGACCGAGATCCGCTGGACGGTCGAGCAGAGCAGCTACGGCGGCGGCGGAACCGGCCTGGTCCGCATCACCCCGGCCGGCGACGGCGGCAGCCACGTGCACGCCGAGTGGACGACGACCGGAGCCCGCCCCCTGCAGCGACCCCTGCTGTTCCTGATCCACCACGGCCCGATGCCCCGGCTGATCGCCCGCACGTGGGTCGACGCCCTGAACGGTTGCGCGAGGTTCCTCGAGTGA
- a CDS encoding nucleotidyltransferase domain-containing protein codes for MKKLSPAELDGLGARWASCWSPHQVAERLAGVTTPWYVAAGWALDLFRGEQTRPHGDIEIGIPAARFPEIRDRFPGYVFDAVGSGCVGENATPEQIAATHQTWLRDPATGDYLLDVFREPHQGDTWICRRDETIRSRYDQIIRHTEDGLPYLVPELVLLFKAKNPRPKDQADFDGTVPLMTPQQRATLAGLISRVHPGHRWLAHL; via the coding sequence GTGAAGAAGCTGTCACCGGCCGAGCTCGACGGCCTCGGCGCCCGATGGGCGTCCTGCTGGAGCCCTCACCAGGTCGCCGAGCGCCTGGCCGGGGTGACGACACCCTGGTATGTGGCGGCCGGTTGGGCGCTGGACCTGTTCCGCGGCGAACAGACCCGCCCGCACGGCGACATCGAGATCGGCATCCCCGCCGCACGCTTCCCGGAGATCCGCGACCGTTTCCCGGGATACGTCTTCGACGCGGTCGGCAGCGGATGCGTCGGCGAGAACGCCACACCCGAGCAGATCGCGGCCACCCACCAGACCTGGCTACGCGACCCGGCCACCGGCGACTACCTCCTCGACGTGTTCCGCGAGCCACACCAGGGCGACACCTGGATCTGCCGACGAGACGAGACCATCCGATCGCGGTACGACCAGATCATCCGCCACACCGAGGACGGGCTGCCGTACCTCGTACCGGAGCTGGTCCTGCTCTTCAAGGCCAAGAACCCGCGCCCGAAGGACCAGGCCGACTTTGACGGAACCGTCCCGCTCATGACCCCGCAGCAGCGTGCCACCCTGGCCGGACTCATCTCCCGAGTCCATCCGGGCCACCGCTGGCTCGCCCACCTGTGA
- a CDS encoding FKBP-type peptidyl-prolyl cis-trans isomerase: protein MPESAVSRDSAAAKRAVAAPSRRGAAGPPLKTKAEKRAEAKANKARARAMQKRRQTLSVVGAALAVIAVVVGFALWIGNTPTGTTPTTESTSAAALDPGAAATPTAVAFPPVPAGADPALSRKPEAKAGTGTVKELKTTTLIEGTGAAAQAGQTIQVNYVGVTFADGKEFDASWERKEAFSFQLGAGNVIQGWDKGLVGVKVGSRVQLDIPADQAYGENPGEGRPGGALRFIVDVLSAA, encoded by the coding sequence GTGCCCGAATCCGCAGTGAGCCGCGACAGCGCGGCCGCCAAACGTGCCGTTGCCGCTCCGTCCCGACGTGGCGCCGCCGGACCGCCGCTCAAGACCAAGGCGGAGAAACGCGCCGAGGCCAAGGCCAACAAGGCACGCGCCCGGGCGATGCAGAAGCGCCGACAGACCCTGTCGGTCGTCGGTGCCGCGCTGGCCGTGATCGCCGTCGTCGTCGGGTTCGCCCTGTGGATCGGCAACACGCCCACCGGCACCACCCCGACCACCGAGTCCACCAGCGCCGCCGCCCTCGACCCGGGCGCCGCCGCCACCCCGACGGCCGTCGCGTTCCCGCCGGTCCCCGCGGGCGCCGACCCGGCCCTGAGCCGGAAACCCGAGGCGAAGGCCGGCACCGGCACGGTCAAGGAGCTCAAGACGACCACCCTGATCGAGGGCACCGGCGCCGCCGCCCAGGCGGGCCAGACCATCCAGGTCAACTACGTCGGCGTCACCTTCGCCGACGGCAAGGAGTTCGACGCCTCCTGGGAGCGCAAGGAGGCGTTCAGCTTCCAGCTCGGCGCCGGCAACGTCATCCAGGGCTGGGACAAGGGCCTGGTCGGCGTCAAGGTCGGCAGTCGGGTCCAGCTCGACATCCCGGCCGACCAGGCGTATGGCGAGAATCCCGGTGAAGGCCGCCCGGGTGGCGCCCTGCGCTTCATCGTCGACGTCCTGTCGGCGGCCTGA
- a CDS encoding class I SAM-dependent methyltransferase, which translates to MGDHRSVEDLHAPPALNHPPASFELIMLFAVLTCVPSDTAQRELTAELHRLLAPGGVLYVSDLMLQTDDHHKDRYHRSPAGTPYGVFTTTDGAVCRHHDREHLRGLLADFDLTAERRLEVPTMNGSRATAVQLLAHRR; encoded by the coding sequence TTGGGAGACCACCGGAGCGTCGAAGACCTTCACGCACCACCCGCGCTGAACCACCCGCCGGCGAGTTTCGAGCTGATCATGCTCTTCGCCGTGCTCACCTGCGTCCCGTCCGACACGGCCCAACGCGAACTGACCGCCGAACTGCATCGACTCCTGGCCCCCGGCGGTGTCCTCTACGTCAGCGACCTGATGCTGCAAACCGACGACCACCACAAAGACCGATACCACCGATCCCCGGCCGGTACGCCGTACGGCGTCTTCACCACCACGGACGGCGCCGTCTGCCGACACCACGACCGCGAGCACCTCCGCGGTCTGCTGGCCGACTTCGACCTGACAGCCGAACGCCGACTCGAGGTGCCGACGATGAACGGCAGCCGGGCCACCGCGGTGCAGCTGCTGGCCCATCGCCGATAG
- a CDS encoding GNAT family N-acetyltransferase: protein MSSDVPPFGELVIRRYEQADAGATRRVFHAAVHGTASRDYTPEQVQAWAPADFDEVRWRGRRAASYTYVACLDGVVVGFSDFTDDGLLDMLFVHPDAGGRGVARALVDRVLREATAAGHRRLRVHASLTARPAFERFGFVVDAARVVEVRGQRLRNFDMSIALTTPGRPRAGRLRHDGPMVDWATLRHAYGSAEDTPGHLTALRSADEEERRVAFGELYASITHQGNRYSASAAAVPALLELVADPAVPDRDLLLYLLGLIAVGADAAWLPGGVRRDELGPDEAGAYHAVASGLPLLDTLTAEPELADSAAYLLGWYPGRPESVPVLARLNTPTALVALGLLGLAEGVPIAERALTDERPLMRWAAAVALAHLHDDGGRAELLRWATGDHPTEPTIGYLNGDVAGLALLSLESIVEDVLEPALVRLAHVSAEPALTTIGVLLRQAFPGGPIAAGTAFPELTERRRRVVRALVDTPGAWLYDGVDFTNVRLLISDYGLPHGRDRLRAYLTTGSGPVIVPGERLS, encoded by the coding sequence ATGTCCAGCGATGTTCCGCCGTTCGGGGAGTTGGTGATCCGCCGCTACGAGCAGGCTGACGCCGGGGCGACGCGGCGGGTGTTTCATGCGGCCGTTCATGGCACGGCCAGCCGGGATTACACACCCGAGCAGGTTCAGGCCTGGGCCCCGGCCGACTTCGACGAGGTTCGGTGGCGGGGGCGGCGCGCGGCCTCGTACACCTATGTCGCCTGTCTTGACGGGGTCGTCGTGGGATTCAGCGACTTCACCGATGACGGGCTGTTGGACATGCTCTTCGTCCACCCCGACGCCGGTGGCCGTGGGGTGGCTCGCGCGCTGGTCGACCGTGTTCTGCGGGAGGCGACCGCGGCCGGGCACCGGCGGCTGCGGGTGCACGCCAGCCTGACCGCCCGGCCCGCTTTCGAGCGCTTCGGGTTCGTCGTCGACGCCGCCCGGGTGGTCGAGGTCCGTGGGCAGCGGCTGCGGAATTTCGACATGAGCATTGCGCTGACGACACCGGGGCGACCCCGGGCCGGCCGGCTCCGGCATGATGGCCCGATGGTCGACTGGGCGACGTTGCGACATGCGTACGGGTCGGCCGAGGACACCCCCGGGCATCTGACGGCGTTGCGGTCGGCCGATGAGGAGGAACGGCGGGTGGCGTTCGGGGAGTTGTACGCGAGCATCACCCATCAGGGGAACCGATACTCGGCCAGTGCTGCCGCCGTGCCGGCCTTGCTGGAACTGGTCGCCGATCCGGCCGTACCGGATCGGGATCTGCTCCTGTATCTGCTCGGGCTGATCGCGGTGGGTGCCGACGCGGCGTGGCTGCCCGGCGGTGTGCGGCGTGATGAGCTCGGCCCCGATGAGGCCGGTGCCTACCACGCGGTGGCGAGCGGGCTGCCGTTGCTCGACACGTTGACCGCCGAACCGGAACTCGCGGACTCCGCCGCCTATCTGCTCGGCTGGTATCCGGGGCGGCCGGAGTCGGTGCCCGTTCTGGCCCGGCTGAACACCCCGACCGCTCTCGTCGCGCTGGGACTGCTCGGTCTTGCGGAGGGCGTGCCGATCGCCGAGCGGGCGCTGACCGACGAGCGGCCCCTGATGCGCTGGGCGGCGGCGGTCGCCCTGGCCCACCTGCACGATGACGGCGGCCGGGCGGAACTGCTGCGCTGGGCGACCGGAGACCATCCGACCGAACCGACCATCGGCTACCTGAACGGCGACGTCGCGGGGCTGGCGTTGCTGTCCCTGGAATCGATCGTCGAGGACGTACTCGAACCGGCCTTGGTCCGCCTCGCGCACGTCAGTGCCGAGCCGGCGCTGACCACCATCGGGGTGCTGCTGCGGCAGGCGTTTCCGGGCGGGCCGATCGCGGCCGGAACCGCCTTCCCCGAACTCACCGAGCGCCGGCGGCGGGTGGTCCGGGCGCTGGTGGACACACCCGGCGCCTGGCTCTACGACGGCGTGGACTTCACCAACGTGAGGCTGCTCATCTCCGACTACGGGCTGCCGCACGGGCGTGACCGTCTCCGGGCCTATCTCACCACCGGATCCGGACCGGTCATCGTCCCTGGTGAGCGGCTCTCCTGA
- a CDS encoding AAA family ATPase encodes MARILVTGMSGAGKTTVLDELRRRGHLTVDTDYDGWESPDGTWDEPRMTALLTTHETVIVSGTVANQGRFYHRFHHVVLLSAPLEVLLRRVVDRPNPYGRTPDQRAEIAENLRTVEPLLRRGATLELDGRRPVTDLADTIAALAVGVV; translated from the coding sequence ATGGCGCGAATCCTGGTGACGGGCATGTCCGGGGCGGGCAAGACGACGGTCCTCGACGAATTGCGGCGTCGGGGCCACCTGACCGTGGACACCGACTACGACGGCTGGGAGTCACCCGACGGCACGTGGGACGAGCCCCGGATGACCGCCCTGCTGACCACCCACGAAACCGTGATCGTCTCCGGCACCGTGGCGAACCAGGGCCGGTTCTATCACCGCTTCCACCACGTCGTGCTGCTGAGCGCCCCGCTGGAGGTCCTGCTGCGCCGGGTCGTCGACAGGCCGAACCCCTACGGCCGGACACCCGACCAGCGGGCCGAGATCGCCGAGAACCTGCGCACCGTCGAGCCCCTGCTGCGGCGGGGCGCCACGCTGGAGTTGGACGGGCGCCGCCCGGTCACCGACCTGGCCGACACCATCGCGGCCCTCGCCGTCGGCGTGGTGTGA
- a CDS encoding PilZ domain-containing protein, with protein sequence MGSTTEIPQPWAVPSVTVSIGGGEARTCRVNREVDGTLRLGLTVFAMVGVDVNVLWTQNGKGFSITGTVVAPPANSMPGVYLRVDEITSGIERRRNERIPVEVPVVVVLPSGHLFPGRTMNLSVGGAHVVVDLDDVGDDALIRLSEDLTRGAQVHLEVLLPAGSVDVTCQVGGGGDELGDVRLLFVEVKPQTRAQLNAFLDGP encoded by the coding sequence ATGGGCAGCACTACCGAGATTCCGCAGCCGTGGGCTGTCCCGAGCGTCACCGTGTCGATCGGTGGTGGGGAGGCGCGCACCTGCCGGGTCAACCGGGAAGTCGACGGCACGCTGCGGCTGGGGCTCACCGTGTTCGCGATGGTCGGCGTCGACGTCAACGTGCTGTGGACGCAGAACGGCAAAGGGTTCAGCATCACCGGGACGGTGGTGGCGCCGCCCGCGAACAGCATGCCCGGTGTGTACCTGCGGGTCGACGAGATCACCAGCGGCATCGAGCGGCGCCGCAACGAGCGGATCCCGGTCGAGGTGCCGGTCGTGGTCGTGCTGCCGTCGGGGCACCTGTTCCCGGGCCGCACGATGAACCTGTCGGTCGGTGGGGCCCACGTGGTCGTCGATCTGGACGACGTCGGCGACGACGCGCTGATCCGGCTGTCCGAGGACCTGACCCGCGGCGCGCAGGTCCACCTGGAGGTCCTGCTGCCGGCCGGGTCGGTCGACGTGACGTGCCAGGTCGGTGGTGGCGGTGACGAGTTGGGTGACGTGCGGCTGCTCTTCGTGGAGGTGAAACCTCAGACACGGGCGCAGCTCAACGCCTTCCTGGACGGGCCGTGA